Part of the Hyphomicrobium album genome is shown below.
CAGCGCTTCCGCCGCGGCGACGTGCGCGGCGGCGATGGCTTGCAGCGACTGCTCGCCCTTGTGGCGGAAGACCGCGAGCAGCGGCGCATAGGCCTTCTGTAGGCGGGCGACGAGATCGTGCGCGCCCTCCCAGTCGGCGGGCCACAGGCGGCGTGCCGCCGTTTGCCGCCGCCGCCCCGTGCCGACGTTCTCCTCGGCGCGAATGAGCGCGTCGGCGATGCCGTCGAGGCCGCGGCCGAGGTAGACATCGCGAAACGCGGCGATCTCCAGCGCGCGGGCGGCGCGGCGCACAACGAAGGCGTCGAGGCCGAGGCGCGTTAGCGGATGCTTCAGCAGCGCCATCGTGGCGGCCGGCGTAAAATCCTCCGCCGCCGCGGCAATGACGAGGTCGAGGAACGTGCCCGGCGGCGTTTTGGCGAACGGGCGGCCGGCGGAATCGTCGACGCGGATGCCCCACGCTTCGAGCCGCACGCCGACACGCCGCGCCAGCAAGCGGTCCGGCGAGACAAGTGCCGCCGTACGCCCCGGCGTCTCTGCCGCCTCGCGCAAGATGAGGGCGATCGTCTCCGCCTCGTCCTGCGCCGAGGGTGCATCGATCAGGCTGACGTTCGAAAGCGCGCGCCGCACCGCCGCGCGGTCGGCACCGGCAATGTACTGCTGCCACAGCCCGGTCTTGCCTGAGGGTCGCATGGTCTCGGCGACTAGCGCCTCGCGGTCCTTCTGTTCCGGCGACAGCTCGGCGCCCGTCAGCACGTGGACGTCCGCACGGTCGGCGCCAAGCGCCTTCAACAGCTTGTGGAAGCCGAACTGCGGATGCTCGGGATGCTCGCCGATCGCCGCCCAGCTCGTGTCGTCGAGATGCAGATCTAGCCCCGGCAGCACGATGGCTCCGTTCGGCAGCCGCGCCACCGCCGCCATCAGCTCCACCGTCGCCGGCACCGATCCGGTAACGCCGGCAATAATGACGGGCGCCTTCGAGGCAGATTTCGTCAGCCGCTCGGCTTCGGCCAAGATCGCCTGATTACGCCGCGCCGCCGGCGACAGGAGCTTCTTCTCCGCGAGATGCTCGGGCCAGAACGCGGTAATGATCTTGAGGAACTCGAGCGTCTTCTGCCAATGCTCGGAGTGCTCGTCGGGCACGAGCTTGGCGAGACCGTCGAGCGGCACGTTCTCCGTCTCGACCATATCCATGAGCCGCGCCAGCTCGGCGGCGAGATGCGCTGCCTGCGCCGGCGTGTTGGCGCCCGCCGCCGCGGCGTGCGTGCCGAGGTGCGCCGCGTCGCCCGCATCCCGGCGCATCGTCTGCGACCAGCGCTGCACCAGCATGGTCAGCACCAGCCGCCGCTCGACCTCGCTCACCGCGGGGGGAAGGTCGAGCGCGTCGGTGCCGAGCGCCCCGGGGCTGGCGAGGCCGGCGAGCAGCGTTGCGTCCTCCTCGCTGGCCGAGATCGGGCGGATCTGCGGCAGCGTCATCGCCCGTCCGCCGCCCGCCGCGAGGAAAGCTTCCTGCATGGAACGCGTGGCGCGCCGGGTCGGCAGCAGCAGCGTTATGTCGGGCAGCTCGAGCGGGCTCGGCGCACGGCCGCCGGCGGCAGGCAGATCGCCTTCGAGGATCGCCTTGGCGACGGCGGCGAGGAATGGACGCCCGGCCGGAACGGTGAAGACGCGAGCGCCTTCGGCCGCGTCACGGCCGGCGCCATCCGCACCGCTCTTAAGCCACGTCCTCACTCTCGATCCACCTTTCCGCCTCTATCAAGGCTTCCGGCGTTCCGACATGCATCCACAGGCCGTCGAGGCGGATGCCGAACAGTCGTCCGTTGTCGATCGCGGCATCCCATAGCCGGTTCATCGAGAACGGTCCTTGCGGCGCACCCTCGAACATGCGCGGGTGCGCGATCGACACGCCGGTGAAGACGAACGGCGCCATCTGCCGCTCGCCGCGCCGGACCAGCCGGCCGTCCTTGTCCATGGCGAAATCGCCCGAGCCGTCGTAGCCGAGGCTCGTCGCCGCGGATGCGAGCAGCATGACGCTGTCCATGCTGTCGGGGTTCCAGAAGGAGAACAGCCTCTCCAGGTTGGAGCCGACACCCTCGATCCACACCGAGTCGGAGTTGTGAATCAAGAACGGCTCCTTCCCGAGCAGCGGCAGCGCCTTGGTGACGCCGCCCCCGGTGTCGAGAAGTTGTTGGCGCTCATCGGAAATCAGGATTTCCGGCTGCTTGCGTTGTTTGACGTGCGCTTCGAGCTTGTCGGCGCAATAGTGCACGTTGACGACGGCGCGATGCACGCCCGCAGCCGCAATCCGGTCGAGCACATGGTCGATCAGTGTGCGGCCCTTGAGCCGCACCATCGGCTTCGGAATGTCCTTGGTCAGCGGCAGCATGCGTTTGCCAAGGCCGCCGCCGAGGACCATCGCCGCCTCGGGGCGCCAGGTTTTGGAAGCGGTCATTGCTGCGCTCTCTGCTCAGGCCGTGGGAACGGCGCGCGCGCCAGCGGGAAAGTGCCGCTCGTACCAACGCTTGAGCGGCGCCAGCTTCGGGTGCGCGAGGTCGCGATCGAGGTAGCGCCACAGGCGCGGGATGTGGTGCAGGTACCCTGGCTTGCCGTCGCGCTTGGCGAGGCGGGCGAAGATGCCGACGATCTTGGTGTTGCGCTGCGCGCCGAGCGCGGCATAGGCGAAGGCGAATGCATCCCGATCGAACCCTCCGCGCGCGGCGACGCCGGAACAGTAGTGGTCGAACAATTGCGCTTCAAGCTCGGGCGGTACATCAAGGCGCGCATCCTGCAGAAGTGAGACGAGGTCGTAGGCGGCGGGGCCACGCATGGCATCCTGAAAGTCGATCACGCCGACGCGCGCAATGCCCTGGCGATCCGGCAGCCAGAGAAGATTGGGCGAGTGGTAGTCGCGCAACACCCAGCCGGGCGGCGCTTTTGCCAGCTCGGTGAATACGTCGCTCCACAGACCGACGAATTCATCGCGCTCTGCCGTCGGCACGGTCGCGCCGCGCACCGCCGGCCAATACCAGTCGACGAGCAGCTCGGTCTCGATCGACATCGCGCCGGCATCGTAGGCCGAAACGCGATGCTCGCCGCCACCGGCCACGGGCAGCGTGTACGGCGCCGGCGCTTCCTGCAGCGCGACCAGCGCCTCGGTGGCGGTGCGCCACAGCGTCGCCTGATCGGTCGCGCCGGTCTCTACCTCGCGCCCGAACACGCGGTCGCCGAGGTCGTCGAGTAGCAGGAAGCCGTTGTCGAGATCCTGTGCATGGATGTGCGGCACCGTGAGGCCGGCGGTGTCGAGCGCCTGCGCGACCGCCACGAAGGGCCGCACGTCTTCCGCAAGGTGTGCCAGGCGGCTGTACGGCAATCCGTTGCGGATCGCCGGACCGTCGGGCTGGCGCGGCCAGTCCATGAGGATGGCGCCGGGCTGGGCGCGGCGCACGAGACGTCCGTAGCGGCGCACGGACGCGTCGCCCTGCAGGTAGCGCAGTTCGCAGCCGTCATCGCCGCCGACGAGGTCGCGCATGGCGACAAACCGGTTAAGACGCGACGCCCAATCGCCGTGGCCCGTCAGCGTCACCCGCCGGCTTTCTGCACTGCCGTTGTCGTCGATGCGGATGTCGAGCCGGTCGGCGGGCAGCAGTTCGTTCGCATGCTCCGGCCACTCGACGATGGCGATCCCGCTCTTGAGCGCTGGGTCGAGGCCCAGCTCCTCCAGCTCCGTCGGAGTGCTGAGCCGATAAAGATCGAAATGCGCCACCGGCATGCGTGGCGTCGCATAGGTCTGCACCAGCGTGAATGTCGGGCTCGGAATCTCCTCCCGTTCCGCGCCGATGAGCGCATGGATGATGGCGCGGGCGAGCGTCGTCTTTCCGGCGCCCAGCTCGCCGCTCAGCGCGAAGAGATCGCCGCGGCGCGCGATGAACGCGATCTGCTCTCCCAGCCGCAAGAGCTGGGGCTCGCTGACATTTTCAATGACGTGGGAAGCCGGCATTACATTTCACTTCAGCCGCGGGTGCCACTGGCCGTTAGCGAACCCTCGGGGCCTTCTTGGGGCAGCGCCAGGGGTGCTTTATCAGGCCGCCCGGCGACGGG
Proteins encoded:
- the tsaE gene encoding tRNA (adenosine(37)-N6)-threonylcarbamoyltransferase complex ATPase subunit type 1 TsaE; protein product: MPASHVIENVSEPQLLRLGEQIAFIARRGDLFALSGELGAGKTTLARAIIHALIGAEREEIPSPTFTLVQTYATPRMPVAHFDLYRLSTPTELEELGLDPALKSGIAIVEWPEHANELLPADRLDIRIDDNGSAESRRVTLTGHGDWASRLNRFVAMRDLVGGDDGCELRYLQGDASVRRYGRLVRRAQPGAILMDWPRQPDGPAIRNGLPYSRLAHLAEDVRPFVAVAQALDTAGLTVPHIHAQDLDNGFLLLDDLGDRVFGREVETGATDQATLWRTATEALVALQEAPAPYTLPVAGGGEHRVSAYDAGAMSIETELLVDWYWPAVRGATVPTAERDEFVGLWSDVFTELAKAPPGWVLRDYHSPNLLWLPDRQGIARVGVIDFQDAMRGPAAYDLVSLLQDARLDVPPELEAQLFDHYCSGVAARGGFDRDAFAFAYAALGAQRNTKIVGIFARLAKRDGKPGYLHHIPRLWRYLDRDLAHPKLAPLKRWYERHFPAGARAVPTA
- a CDS encoding nucleotidyltransferase family protein; amino-acid sequence: MTASKTWRPEAAMVLGGGLGKRMLPLTKDIPKPMVRLKGRTLIDHVLDRIAAAGVHRAVVNVHYCADKLEAHVKQRKQPEILISDERQQLLDTGGGVTKALPLLGKEPFLIHNSDSVWIEGVGSNLERLFSFWNPDSMDSVMLLASAATSLGYDGSGDFAMDKDGRLVRRGERQMAPFVFTGVSIAHPRMFEGAPQGPFSMNRLWDAAIDNGRLFGIRLDGLWMHVGTPEALIEAERWIESEDVA
- the addB gene encoding double-strand break repair protein AddB, translated to MRTWLKSGADGAGRDAAEGARVFTVPAGRPFLAAVAKAILEGDLPAAGGRAPSPLELPDITLLLPTRRATRSMQEAFLAAGGGRAMTLPQIRPISASEEDATLLAGLASPGALGTDALDLPPAVSEVERRLVLTMLVQRWSQTMRRDAGDAAHLGTHAAAAGANTPAQAAHLAAELARLMDMVETENVPLDGLAKLVPDEHSEHWQKTLEFLKIITAFWPEHLAEKKLLSPAARRNQAILAEAERLTKSASKAPVIIAGVTGSVPATVELMAAVARLPNGAIVLPGLDLHLDDTSWAAIGEHPEHPQFGFHKLLKALGADRADVHVLTGAELSPEQKDREALVAETMRPSGKTGLWQQYIAGADRAAVRRALSNVSLIDAPSAQDEAETIALILREAAETPGRTAALVSPDRLLARRVGVRLEAWGIRVDDSAGRPFAKTPPGTFLDLVIAAAAEDFTPAATMALLKHPLTRLGLDAFVVRRAARALEIAAFRDVYLGRGLDGIADALIRAEENVGTGRRRQTAARRLWPADWEGAHDLVARLQKAYAPLLAVFRHKGEQSLQAIAAAHVAAAEALCALPETEATEAGSPLWLGEAGTAAASFFTGLIDPNLPALQVTAPDYPDLYRSLIVGQNVRTRVAVHPRLSIWGPFEARLQQTDVIILGSLNDGTWPEAADPGAWLNRPMRQELGLPSPEETIGHAAHDFTSLLGAERVYITRAEKIDGVPTVPSRWLMRLQALLAGLELSDALHPDQPWLGWARMRDHVQRSPRISAPEPRPPLALRPRRMSVTRVETWLANPYAIFAQTILGLDKLPPLGADPSAALRGNVVHDIMRRFAEAFPDKLPPDAHAALMRLAREVLENYVRNPRVAAFWLTRFERYSQWFADSEPGRRSNVQRVLPEVSGQLVIPAPAGPFTLSARADRIDLTERGMVITDYKTGSVPNDRQIAAGMKPQLPLEAAVALGDAGFAGVPRVPVAGLRYVRATGAEPPGEDRLVAAGDIADLASEALAKLADLIKHFDNEATPYKALRRARFDYDYDDYAHLARVAEWSVPGEDEVTIV